The DNA segment AAGTCCTTGGGGCATCATCTGGCGATATTTTGGGTCTTCTATTGAAGGAATTTGCAGTACTCATCATCATTGCAAGTTTGCTGGCATGGCCTGCCGCATATCTCTTCACCCGGTCATGGCTAGATCGTTTTGCCTACCGAATCGACCTGGATCCAGGCATATTTCTCGCCGGAAGCCTGCTGGTACTTGTGATCGCATTTTGCACCATCAGCTTTCAGGCCATCCGCGCTGCACGCGCCAATCCGGTTGACGCGCTGCGTTATGAGTGATCGGAGATCGCTTCATGCTGAAGAACTATATCGCAGTCTTGGTTCGGTATATGCTGAAAAACAAGCAATATGTTGTATTGAATATCGCGGGACTTGCCATAGGAATGACCACTGTGATGCTTATCGCGCTCTTTGTCCAGCATGAGTTTAGTTATGACCGCTCTCACAAAGATTCTCATCTGCTCTACCGCGTCTTACGAGAGACGCGATCCGAACAGGGTCAATCCACATACTCAGAGCGACTGTCTGGCGCACTTGGCCTGGTTATTCGGGAAGAAATGCCGGAAGTAAATCAAGTAGTCCGTCTGCATCGCCGTGACGCCTGGATAAAATATCAAGACAGGGTGTTTGAGCAGATCTTATGTCTGGCCGATGAAGGGCTTCTGGAGACATTTCA comes from the Gemmatimonadota bacterium genome and includes:
- a CDS encoding FtsX-like permease family protein is translated as VLGASSGDILGLLLKEFAVLIIIASLLAWPAAYLFTRSWLDRFAYRIDLDPGIFLAGSLLVLVIAFCTISFQAIRAARANPVDALRYE